The following coding sequences lie in one Paenibacillus durus ATCC 35681 genomic window:
- a CDS encoding tubulin-like doman-containing protein produces the protein MKPVVREHIQQLDVSLGGGIVSDKIRVDTIDNPILIIGLGGTGIDALLRLKYQINRRFKLPEDPISKKKRDKPDNVEFLAFETNEQDLGKKYRGIGLDPQNEFVRLSNAEIGGLLQNRSILDPYITEWLSPELSITDGMNGAAGVRQAGRLLLFTKINQVVGAIDKKIKTLSVGTNKKLMVFLLTGLSGGTGSGSFLDIAYIVRGIIERDYGSAGIDRVNTLGYLFTPDVNLSNKSLSEHTREYIRKNGYAALKELDYWMNVDSRGERFRQQYGNILTVNSPLPPFNLCHLISATNTEGKLLENAYDYCMNVTAENITNFMASEEKQSGEEFAIHDYISNIRTNIAQMHKSYPANYEYNIIGASSAVLPIEEMTTYLAYRLFDKMDKMFHQAPGQEDVEKIARKLGIDLESVIKSFEARVQEPLPGYENSERLSHSNVIKHQVVDMDTELEQSFLSRVREEYIKVRKQLPGEIVGRFGEEMERTFLHPEQGPFYVSRLIYTEKGFCILKLIQSYIEALRENLLRLPRDIETARESAEDKLGDARSAFVSKEKKKNAYIDAKINEYWLHADTERTERMIEFYEDLYELLNEENSRIYGVFTEILNALSSIFSKNGDILTSGEEQTDHKGNKTYYWNIVSVPDIAQTISKIMDQKDGDDLIRDFSREMLRNSSRWVREQEIDIVRSISEFLSDKFGDLITRSMEDFLTMKYGSEEPLDKLVERTVAGKLDEEAVPVFHLSNSSGSLHFPSWGFVSVPVKAPGILKGIRNYQNNALGKSHFTVKESEVKNRIFWLNTRNGVPLFVYTPLRVYEENYERTILDKEGIGRHLVQTDKNNWTYLPSPIPEQSWGDTYSNARVREYNARVRADFAKALEAGIIVEKGLDENTSNRYSVVFRKPFDIEAFLRGYDLQLHAPRPNLGEVKKAADELRRLRENGLEREVAKDIFGSISRELAQENLIRSPQLTTRVREELAKVEAISAKAEELDAVLRQYLDEEKWLDQFLESLYTDVIVKKGALFVYDKDEEEDAWEPFANLMKERSYVEYAVYSRFRSLDEKSRSVLLRKTARRAAEMTASEDVSPLLNKLDSLYEAFLESRDSLEYERVEHADGDEMYAFYKGMTGKLGSIRRKLK, from the coding sequence ATGAAACCGGTCGTAAGAGAACATATTCAGCAGCTTGACGTTTCGCTTGGCGGAGGTATCGTCAGCGACAAAATCAGAGTTGACACGATCGACAATCCGATTCTGATTATCGGTCTTGGAGGAACGGGCATCGACGCCCTGCTTCGCCTGAAATACCAGATCAACCGCCGGTTTAAGCTGCCGGAGGACCCGATTTCCAAGAAGAAGCGGGATAAGCCGGACAATGTGGAGTTCCTCGCTTTCGAGACGAATGAGCAGGACCTCGGCAAGAAATACAGAGGCATCGGCCTCGACCCGCAGAACGAGTTCGTGAGACTGTCCAACGCCGAAATCGGCGGACTGCTGCAGAACCGCAGCATCCTTGACCCCTACATTACGGAATGGCTGTCGCCCGAGCTCAGCATTACGGACGGCATGAACGGCGCCGCCGGCGTACGGCAGGCGGGACGGCTGCTGCTGTTCACGAAGATCAACCAGGTTGTGGGCGCGATCGACAAGAAGATCAAAACTTTGTCGGTCGGTACGAACAAGAAGCTGATGGTCTTCCTGCTGACGGGGTTGTCCGGCGGCACGGGCAGCGGCTCTTTTCTCGACATCGCCTACATTGTGCGGGGCATCATCGAGCGTGATTACGGCTCTGCCGGAATCGACCGCGTCAATACACTCGGGTATCTGTTCACGCCGGATGTGAACCTGTCGAACAAGAGCCTCAGCGAGCATACCCGCGAGTACATCCGAAAGAATGGCTATGCTGCGCTCAAGGAGCTGGACTACTGGATGAACGTGGACAGCCGGGGCGAGCGTTTCCGCCAGCAGTATGGCAATATTTTGACCGTCAATTCACCGCTTCCTCCGTTCAATTTGTGCCACCTCATTTCGGCGACGAACACGGAAGGCAAGCTGCTGGAGAACGCATACGACTACTGCATGAACGTGACGGCGGAGAACATTACGAACTTTATGGCGAGCGAGGAGAAGCAGTCGGGCGAGGAGTTCGCCATCCACGACTATATCAGCAACATCCGCACGAACATCGCGCAGATGCACAAGAGCTATCCGGCCAACTACGAATACAACATTATCGGGGCTTCGTCCGCCGTACTACCGATTGAGGAAATGACGACGTACCTTGCTTACCGTCTGTTTGACAAAATGGATAAAATGTTCCATCAGGCGCCAGGGCAGGAGGATGTCGAAAAAATAGCCCGCAAGCTCGGCATCGATCTGGAGAGCGTAATCAAGTCGTTCGAAGCCCGTGTGCAGGAGCCGCTGCCCGGCTATGAGAACAGTGAACGGCTGAGCCATTCCAATGTTATTAAGCATCAGGTTGTCGATATGGACACCGAACTGGAGCAGAGCTTTCTATCGCGCGTAAGAGAAGAGTACATCAAGGTGAGAAAGCAGCTTCCCGGCGAAATCGTCGGACGCTTCGGCGAGGAGATGGAGCGGACGTTCCTGCATCCCGAGCAGGGGCCGTTCTATGTGTCGCGGCTGATCTATACGGAAAAAGGCTTCTGCATCCTGAAGCTGATCCAGTCCTACATTGAAGCGCTGCGCGAGAATCTGCTGCGTCTGCCGCGTGATATCGAGACGGCCCGGGAGTCGGCGGAGGACAAACTGGGCGATGCGCGGAGCGCTTTTGTCTCGAAAGAGAAGAAGAAGAACGCTTATATCGACGCGAAAATCAACGAATATTGGCTGCATGCCGACACCGAGCGCACCGAGCGGATGATCGAGTTCTACGAGGATCTCTACGAGCTGCTGAACGAGGAGAACAGCCGGATTTACGGCGTGTTTACGGAGATTTTGAACGCGCTCAGCTCGATTTTTTCCAAGAATGGGGATATCCTCACAAGCGGCGAAGAACAGACCGACCACAAGGGCAACAAGACGTATTACTGGAATATCGTAAGCGTGCCGGACATTGCGCAGACGATCTCGAAGATTATGGATCAAAAAGACGGCGACGACCTGATCCGCGACTTTTCCCGGGAAATGCTGCGAAATTCCAGCCGCTGGGTCAGAGAGCAGGAGATCGACATTGTCCGCTCCATTTCCGAGTTCCTTAGCGACAAGTTCGGGGATCTGATCACCCGGTCGATGGAGGATTTTCTGACGATGAAATACGGCAGCGAGGAGCCGCTTGACAAGCTGGTGGAACGTACGGTTGCCGGGAAGCTTGACGAGGAGGCCGTGCCGGTCTTCCATCTCAGCAACAGCTCGGGCAGCCTGCACTTCCCTTCATGGGGCTTCGTATCGGTGCCTGTGAAGGCGCCGGGCATTCTGAAGGGGATTCGCAATTACCAGAACAACGCGCTCGGCAAATCGCATTTTACGGTCAAGGAGAGCGAAGTCAAGAACCGGATATTCTGGCTGAATACGCGCAACGGCGTGCCGCTGTTCGTCTATACGCCGCTGCGGGTATATGAAGAGAACTACGAGCGTACCATTCTCGACAAGGAAGGAATCGGCCGCCATCTGGTGCAGACGGACAAGAACAACTGGACGTATCTGCCGTCGCCGATTCCGGAGCAATCCTGGGGTGATACTTACAGCAACGCGCGGGTACGCGAGTACAATGCCAGAGTGCGCGCAGACTTCGCCAAGGCGCTGGAAGCCGGAATCATTGTTGAAAAAGGCTTGGATGAGAATACGAGCAACCGCTATTCGGTCGTGTTCAGAAAGCCGTTCGATATTGAAGCGTTCCTGCGCGGCTACGACCTTCAGCTTCATGCGCCCCGGCCGAATCTGGGGGAAGTGAAGAAAGCGGCGGACGAGCTGAGAAGGCTGCGTGAGAATGGGCTGGAGCGCGAAGTCGCGAAGGATATCTTCGGAAGCATTAGCCGGGAGCTGGCCCAGGAAAATCTGATCCGCTCGCCGCAGCTTACAACAAGAGTGCGCGAGGAGCTGGCGAAGGTTGAGGCGATCTCGGCCAAAGCGGAAGAGCTGGATGCGGTGCTGCGCCAGTATCTGGACGAGGAGAAATGGCTGGACCAGTTCTTGGAGTCCCTCTACACCGATGTTATTGTGAAAAAAGGGGCGCTCTTCGTCTACGACAAAGACGAGGAAGAGGACGCTTGGGAGCCGTTCGCCAATCTGATGAAGGAACGCAGCTACGTGGAATATGCGGTCTACAGCCGTTTCCGCTCGCTGGATGAGAAGAGCCGCAGCGTACTGCTGCGGAAGACGGCTCGGCGCGCTGCGGAAATGACCGCGTCCGAGGATGTGTCCCCGCTGCTGAATAAGCTGGATAGCCTGTATGAAGCCTTCCTGGAATCGCGGGACAGCCTGGAATACGAGCGGGTGGAGCATGCTGATGGCGACGAAATGTACGCTTTCTACAAGGGTATGACCGGAAAGCTCGGCAGCATCCGCAGAAAGCTGAAGTAA
- a CDS encoding TRAFAC clade GTPase domain-containing protein, translating into MSFFSRFLKKNQPQPRPLFYDIVCPYCFSKFAPSDVVFRAAHSRDDDEDYALGEDDVLNKYRERFGLDSVDDLEAIIPPSDIPEEHHHYTDHVLTGLTDRYGKLTRRRLCPHCHNELPVTAGKVPSNIISIIGASQVGKSVYMTSLIHTLQHTTAGHFDAACMPLNAEISRKFRSLYEDPLFERGDLLSSTQKEKMQEPFIFQFVFKNEEKPPLTLVFFDVAGEGMVDQDYLGLHGQHIKNSAGILFMVDPLQIRSIREKIHINIGDRPGEWVSQYDEPRDVVLTMFGDFIAYQEKSRTDIPTAVVLTKSDMLHSLKDEDGDYIKANSNVFNNYVHRGTLNMDEVGNIDGEISYFIGKVDRPFKDTMDVYFSNTAYFAVSALGSNPVDQKIEGVVSPIRVDEPFLWLLHKLKFIEGSD; encoded by the coding sequence ATGTCCTTTTTCAGCCGCTTTTTAAAAAAGAATCAGCCGCAGCCGCGCCCGCTTTTTTATGATATTGTATGCCCGTACTGCTTCAGCAAATTTGCTCCTTCGGACGTGGTCTTTCGGGCCGCGCACAGCCGGGATGACGATGAAGATTACGCGCTGGGCGAAGACGATGTGCTCAATAAATACCGCGAGCGGTTCGGACTCGATTCGGTGGACGATCTCGAAGCGATCATTCCGCCGTCCGACATTCCGGAGGAGCATCATCATTATACCGATCATGTGCTGACCGGACTTACCGACCGCTACGGAAAGCTTACCCGCAGACGTCTCTGCCCACACTGCCACAACGAGCTGCCGGTGACCGCGGGGAAGGTGCCGAGCAACATCATTTCGATTATTGGCGCATCTCAGGTCGGCAAATCGGTCTACATGACCTCGCTGATCCACACGCTTCAGCATACGACGGCCGGACATTTCGACGCGGCCTGCATGCCGCTGAACGCCGAAATCAGCCGCAAATTCCGCAGTTTGTACGAGGACCCGCTGTTCGAGCGCGGTGATCTGCTGTCTTCGACCCAGAAGGAGAAGATGCAGGAGCCGTTTATTTTTCAATTCGTGTTCAAGAATGAGGAGAAGCCTCCGCTGACGCTCGTCTTCTTCGATGTCGCGGGAGAGGGCATGGTCGATCAGGACTACCTCGGGCTGCACGGCCAGCATATCAAGAATTCGGCGGGCATCCTGTTCATGGTCGATCCGCTGCAAATTCGTTCAATCCGCGAGAAAATCCACATCAACATTGGCGACCGTCCCGGCGAATGGGTCTCGCAGTATGATGAGCCGCGCGACGTGGTGCTGACGATGTTCGGCGATTTCATCGCCTATCAGGAGAAGAGCAGAACGGATATTCCAACCGCCGTTGTACTGACCAAGAGCGATATGCTGCACTCGCTGAAGGACGAGGACGGGGATTACATTAAAGCGAACAGCAACGTATTCAACAATTACGTTCACCGCGGGACGCTGAATATGGACGAGGTCGGCAATATCGACGGCGAGATCAGCTATTTTATCGGGAAGGTGGACCGTCCGTTCAAGGATACGATGGATGTGTATTTCTCCAATACCGCCTACTTCGCGGTTTCGGCACTTGGCAGCAATCCCGTCGATCAGAAAATCGAAGGCGTCGTCAGCCCCATCCGGGTGGATGAACCGTTCCTGTGGCTGCTGCACAAGCTGAAATTCATCGAGGGGAGCGATTAA
- a CDS encoding vWA domain-containing protein, translated as MQRKLNLLLLLFSLIGGAVAFCLGELLLGRLLGEWPSILVIGLYFAIVALGMGLGCLLAEMISPRLNGWSWRQRYLGLSWKLLPLAVVILLGVGILMEFVYELNFGGLKTVKDVVMVIDDSGSMEQSDPGNSRYSAARDLVMRMDGDNKVAVLTFSDEAMVVQPLTSLAKAGNREQVTSAINNLRTTQGGTNLSGALSEALNVINGDSAADRGAMVILLSDGVSRLDTSTELQAYVDRGIAVNTIGLSLSDPSGPALLKSIAATTGGQYYDVEDANRLADIFRQIYDRLGDRTLVTERTDNTQHSPYYGALRILSLVLIGAALGLGLGIVFDNRHLAKSFGLGGIVSGLLAGLTLEYGLSSHGFLNAMVRLLAVLLLTGVIALFTAIVPVGEGRLTRRGRGEAQPSQRPSQGFPTRGNRSSKGF; from the coding sequence ATGCAGCGAAAATTAAATCTGCTACTCCTCTTGTTTAGTCTGATTGGCGGAGCGGTCGCCTTTTGTTTAGGCGAGCTGCTGCTGGGGCGTCTGCTCGGAGAATGGCCTTCCATTCTGGTCATCGGCCTTTATTTTGCCATTGTGGCGCTTGGCATGGGGCTCGGCTGTCTGCTGGCGGAGATGATTTCGCCCAGACTGAACGGCTGGTCATGGCGCCAGCGCTACCTTGGCTTATCGTGGAAGCTGCTCCCGCTGGCCGTTGTTATACTGCTGGGCGTGGGGATATTGATGGAGTTCGTATATGAACTCAATTTTGGCGGTCTAAAGACGGTCAAGGATGTCGTGATGGTCATTGACGATTCCGGCAGCATGGAGCAGAGCGATCCCGGCAACAGCCGCTACTCGGCAGCCCGGGACCTCGTGATGCGGATGGATGGGGATAACAAGGTAGCCGTACTGACGTTCAGCGATGAGGCGATGGTCGTTCAGCCTCTGACTTCGCTTGCGAAGGCGGGGAACCGGGAGCAGGTGACGTCAGCCATTAACAATCTGCGGACGACTCAAGGCGGAACGAATCTCAGCGGCGCGCTGTCGGAGGCGCTGAATGTCATTAACGGCGACAGTGCCGCCGACCGTGGAGCGATGGTTATTCTGCTGTCGGACGGAGTAAGCCGGCTTGATACCAGTACGGAGCTTCAGGCGTACGTGGACCGCGGTATCGCAGTTAACACCATCGGACTCAGCCTGAGCGATCCTTCCGGTCCTGCCCTGCTGAAGTCAATCGCCGCGACAACCGGCGGACAATATTATGATGTGGAGGACGCGAACCGGCTGGCCGACATTTTCCGCCAGATTTACGACCGTCTCGGCGACCGGACGCTGGTTACGGAGCGGACGGACAACACGCAGCATAGTCCTTACTACGGGGCCCTGCGTATTCTGTCGCTTGTATTGATCGGCGCCGCGCTCGGGCTCGGGCTCGGCATCGTCTTCGACAACCGCCATCTGGCCAAGAGCTTCGGCCTGGGAGGGATCGTGTCTGGCCTCCTGGCCGGCCTCACGCTGGAATACGGCCTAAGCAGCCATGGCTTCCTGAATGCGATGGTGCGGCTGCTAGCCGTGCTGCTTCTGACCGGAGTAATCGCGCTGTTCACCGCAATCGTTCCGGTGGGAGAAGGGCGCCTGACCCGGAGGGGGCGGGGAGAAGCACAGCCGTCCCAGCGACCGTCGCAGGGTTTTCCGACACGCGGGAATCGAAGCAGCAAAGGCTTCTAG
- a CDS encoding transcription initiation factor TFIID, with translation MIRSLAMHYAAEYAAREDRLQDQGDRRSSIHYPALFLFVGEKTAPAIRPVLDSCRRKWDNAGGVLAVHAVPEGWEAEESGGRKDDASFAGAGKPAYGGTAPGGVHDRSWVPASAVTDWLSGQVRTMILPRSEGRDPRTLRRDLYREFHGEQRYLAEMNTVLRRLTDGIADYGRLYSSFDVIHLSIITRVDDPLNVLLPEITLLTRAVLGQSFKSVQTDLFALISEREQAESFGLSSSVGLAFLRELEGMQAPDYEYTAPLLVTEDGLSIPVSHGPSPLFDLVYVLSDKNEHGTSPAGGMEDNYEIISHISLLKNVMRPSGGFGPEQAGYNNMAFKSGIRGSTGRQGYASAGFSGVKRPNRQIALAVLYSTFRRIREDMSRESRLSPRERLELLGLSPDSLRELARRLLPDKEGILEMTGLMSHGRPSYHELRRLSLREAEELIFGGGGEAYFQSNFASPAAKRLEAADPLREWAPLLASPDGANPGITFFQLAEWTADRDDAGSVLHGLRQHMAGLRAAIVSSREELELLYGDSVDRLPFQRVPLMDKRTVRNFIHYLFAEGYGAKYELLLLESELALCARLEAGLESLHSASVQRVKTMERLEEELKAAALDSIGRAESDIGRNIMEYYRIVTDEVIGEIEARRGLGALVSERYMGSMPDLLDQGIVTVLERLIEVCGREILTAEPFALSFEEELLRRANVAAAYDNREVLSKEELFRRLYRSLEEEAAIHVRLFEYTQEHRHEEKYFFGDSGSEFMRYALSADEKTRIYRLGYVHELRRSGVEKLNLMGGFHLEDLLYYRNGRIYYETYLQNGYELHGVDEESLPALR, from the coding sequence ATGATCAGATCACTGGCAATGCATTATGCGGCGGAATACGCCGCCCGGGAGGACCGACTGCAGGATCAGGGTGACAGGCGCAGCAGCATTCATTACCCTGCTCTGTTTCTGTTTGTAGGAGAGAAGACGGCGCCCGCAATCCGGCCCGTGCTGGATAGCTGCCGCCGCAAATGGGATAACGCCGGCGGCGTTCTGGCGGTGCATGCCGTTCCAGAAGGCTGGGAGGCGGAGGAATCCGGCGGCCGGAAGGATGATGCGTCATTCGCTGGAGCCGGGAAGCCTGCATATGGCGGCACCGCTCCCGGCGGCGTACATGACCGGAGCTGGGTTCCGGCGTCCGCCGTGACAGACTGGCTTTCAGGCCAAGTGAGAACGATGATTCTTCCCCGGTCTGAAGGCCGCGATCCCCGCACGCTCCGCCGGGATCTGTACCGGGAATTTCACGGAGAGCAGCGCTATCTGGCGGAGATGAACACCGTACTGCGGCGCTTGACGGACGGCATAGCGGATTACGGCCGTCTGTATTCCTCCTTCGATGTCATTCATCTCTCCATTATTACGCGGGTCGACGACCCGCTTAATGTGCTGCTGCCGGAAATCACGCTGCTGACCCGCGCCGTGCTCGGCCAGTCGTTCAAATCGGTGCAGACCGACCTGTTCGCCCTGATCAGCGAACGGGAACAAGCCGAGAGCTTCGGGCTTTCCAGCTCTGTGGGATTGGCTTTCTTGCGTGAGCTGGAGGGAATGCAGGCACCGGATTATGAATATACCGCTCCGCTGCTCGTCACGGAAGACGGGCTGTCCATTCCGGTCAGCCACGGTCCTTCGCCGCTGTTCGACCTTGTTTACGTCCTATCGGATAAGAACGAGCACGGCACGTCTCCGGCGGGCGGAATGGAGGACAATTACGAAATTATTTCCCATATCAGCCTGCTGAAGAATGTGATGCGGCCTTCCGGCGGCTTCGGCCCGGAACAGGCCGGCTACAACAATATGGCGTTCAAAAGCGGAATCAGGGGCAGCACGGGCCGGCAGGGATACGCCTCTGCCGGCTTCTCCGGCGTCAAACGGCCGAACCGGCAGATTGCGCTGGCTGTGCTGTACTCTACGTTCCGCCGGATCAGGGAGGATATGTCCCGCGAGAGCCGGCTCAGCCCGCGTGAACGGCTGGAGCTGCTGGGCTTAAGCCCTGACAGTCTGCGGGAGCTGGCTCGGCGGCTGCTCCCGGATAAGGAAGGAATCCTTGAGATGACGGGCTTGATGAGCCATGGACGCCCTTCCTACCATGAGCTTAGAAGGCTGTCTCTTCGCGAAGCGGAAGAGCTGATCTTCGGCGGCGGCGGCGAAGCCTACTTTCAGAGCAATTTCGCTTCGCCCGCAGCTAAGCGGCTGGAAGCCGCCGATCCCCTGCGGGAATGGGCGCCGCTGCTAGCTTCACCAGATGGAGCAAATCCGGGAATCACGTTCTTCCAGTTGGCGGAGTGGACCGCTGACAGGGACGATGCCGGCAGCGTGCTGCACGGGCTTCGCCAGCATATGGCCGGCCTCAGAGCAGCGATTGTCTCATCACGGGAAGAACTGGAGCTGCTGTACGGGGACAGTGTGGACCGGCTGCCTTTTCAGCGGGTGCCGCTGATGGATAAGCGGACGGTCCGGAATTTCATCCATTATCTGTTTGCCGAAGGCTACGGCGCAAAGTATGAGCTGCTGCTGCTAGAGAGCGAGCTGGCGCTGTGCGCCCGCCTTGAAGCCGGACTGGAGTCGCTCCATTCAGCAAGCGTCCAGCGGGTGAAGACGATGGAGCGGCTGGAGGAGGAGCTGAAGGCGGCGGCGCTGGACAGCATCGGCCGGGCCGAAAGCGATATTGGCCGAAACATTATGGAGTATTACCGCATCGTTACCGATGAAGTGATCGGCGAGATCGAAGCTCGGCGCGGTCTCGGCGCCCTGGTGAGCGAGCGTTATATGGGAAGCATGCCGGACCTGCTGGACCAGGGCATTGTTACGGTGCTGGAACGGCTGATCGAGGTATGCGGCCGGGAAATTCTGACGGCGGAGCCTTTTGCGCTTTCCTTCGAGGAAGAACTGCTGCGGCGTGCAAATGTCGCGGCGGCGTACGACAACCGGGAGGTATTATCTAAGGAGGAGCTGTTCCGGCGCCTGTACCGCTCGCTGGAAGAGGAGGCGGCCATCCATGTCCGTCTCTTCGAGTACACCCAGGAGCACCGGCATGAGGAAAAATATTTCTTCGGCGACAGCGGCTCGGAATTTATGCGCTATGCGCTTTCTGCGGACGAGAAGACGCGCATCTACCGGCTGGGCTATGTGCATGAGCTGCGGCGCAGCGGCGTGGAGAAGCTGAACCTGATGGGCGGGTTCCATCTGGAGGACCTGTTATACTACCGCAACGGCCGGATCTATTATGAGACTTATTTACAGAATGGCTATGAACTGCATGGCGTGGACGAAGAGTCGCTTCCCGCTCTGCGCTAG
- a CDS encoding vWA domain-containing protein, whose protein sequence is MLRNDVRNRRLLSWFTRRLAALLLVFCFAAGPFAALPAYAAQSAPPGASSQIDAVLVLDVSNSMKTSDKNNIAGEAMKMFIDMLSAKGDKVGVVAYTDKVQREKALLTINSPSDKQDLKDFIVGLDRGSYTDIAVGVDEAVKVLENGSDPAHEPMIVLLADGNNDLNEATGRTQSESDQELTAAVDTAKKKGYPIYTIGLNADGKLNKASLAKLSDQTGGKAFATNTADDLPEILSEIFADHLKLKVVPVQSITASGEYQEVTVTVPNASVLEANISIISSKPVTAKLTDPSGADVAIPSNNVLLSKSSTYSLLKLLSPKEGDWKLQIKGVPKDKIDINLIFNYDLELKMDAVPSKTYKKGDTVDISAHLFNNGTQVNEAALYGNMKAVLLATDLDTGKTEELPLDNSGGEFKGSFEVKDSHNYELKVRAEESSFYRESQVVKVNAGGAATQAPVTAGTAGSEQQDGGRSWTLILIIAGILLVLAAAAFIWMLRKKANRGFVGQLVIEVLDGNTGEKTYPQYKKLTGFRGRFNLHQLLQLAPEFRESEKLVFTPGNHDRLQLRGGDGIAVEKSGRAVDASRGLELKSGDRISVPLSSVDKTIMLEYLV, encoded by the coding sequence ATGCTTCGTAACGATGTCCGAAATAGAAGGTTATTGTCTTGGTTCACGCGGCGCCTTGCCGCGCTGCTGTTGGTATTCTGCTTCGCGGCGGGTCCGTTTGCGGCGTTACCGGCCTATGCTGCCCAGTCTGCTCCGCCGGGCGCGTCGTCGCAAATTGACGCCGTGCTGGTGCTCGACGTCAGCAATTCCATGAAGACGAGCGATAAGAACAACATCGCCGGCGAGGCGATGAAGATGTTCATAGATATGCTGTCCGCGAAGGGGGACAAGGTCGGCGTCGTCGCCTACACCGACAAGGTGCAGCGCGAGAAGGCGCTCCTGACGATTAACTCGCCTTCGGATAAGCAGGATTTGAAGGATTTTATCGTCGGTCTGGATAGGGGCTCCTACACGGATATTGCCGTCGGGGTAGATGAGGCGGTCAAGGTTCTTGAGAACGGCAGCGATCCTGCCCATGAGCCGATGATCGTGCTGTTGGCCGACGGTAACAATGACCTGAATGAAGCGACCGGCCGGACGCAGAGCGAGTCGGACCAGGAGTTGACCGCGGCGGTAGACACCGCCAAGAAGAAAGGTTATCCGATTTACACGATCGGCCTGAATGCGGACGGCAAGCTCAATAAGGCAAGTCTTGCCAAGCTGTCCGACCAGACGGGCGGCAAAGCGTTCGCGACGAATACCGCAGACGATCTGCCCGAGATTTTGAGCGAGATTTTTGCCGATCATCTGAAGCTTAAAGTGGTGCCGGTGCAGTCGATAACGGCCAGCGGCGAGTACCAGGAGGTAACGGTGACCGTCCCGAATGCAAGCGTCCTGGAGGCCAACATTTCCATCATCTCGTCGAAGCCGGTAACGGCGAAGCTGACCGACCCGTCAGGGGCGGACGTGGCGATTCCTTCGAACAATGTGCTGCTGTCCAAGTCGTCGACGTACAGTCTGCTGAAGCTGCTGTCCCCGAAGGAAGGAGATTGGAAGCTCCAGATCAAGGGCGTTCCGAAGGATAAAATCGACATCAATCTGATTTTCAACTACGATCTTGAGCTTAAAATGGACGCTGTGCCGTCCAAGACCTACAAGAAAGGCGATACGGTAGACATCTCCGCCCATTTATTCAACAATGGTACGCAGGTGAATGAAGCGGCACTGTACGGGAACATGAAGGCGGTGCTGCTGGCGACCGACCTGGACACCGGAAAGACGGAAGAGCTTCCGCTGGACAATTCAGGCGGCGAGTTCAAAGGGAGCTTCGAAGTTAAGGACAGCCACAATTACGAATTGAAAGTCCGGGCGGAAGAGAGCAGCTTCTACCGCGAGAGCCAAGTAGTGAAAGTGAACGCGGGCGGAGCGGCCACCCAGGCGCCTGTCACCGCAGGTACGGCCGGCAGCGAGCAGCAGGACGGCGGCAGGTCGTGGACCTTGATTCTGATTATTGCCGGAATCCTGCTGGTTCTGGCGGCTGCCGCCTTTATCTGGATGCTGCGGAAGAAAGCGAACCGCGGTTTTGTCGGCCAGCTGGTCATTGAGGTGCTGGACGGGAACACCGGCGAGAAGACGTATCCGCAGTATAAGAAGCTGACGGGCTTCCGGGGCAGATTCAATCTGCACCAGCTGCTTCAGCTTGCTCCGGAATTTAGGGAAAGCGAGAAGCTGGTCTTCACGCCGGGCAACCACGACCGGCTGCAGCTTCGCGGCGGCGACGGGATCGCCGTTGAGAAATCGGGCCGGGCCGTCGACGCCTCCCGGGGGCTGGAACTGAAGAGCGGAGACCGCATTTCGGTTCCGCTCAGCAGCGTGGACAAGACGATTATGCTGGAATATTTGGTATAG